The following proteins are co-located in the Rattus norvegicus strain BN/NHsdMcwi chromosome X, GRCr8, whole genome shotgun sequence genome:
- the Rbm31y gene encoding RNA binding motif 31, Y-linked: MNTASLAVRKYNERDQLREGFRIDATKNQQDASKMFIGGLSQELNKQVLLEYLSKFGEIIDFIIKIDPNTGLSRGFGFVLFKDSSTVEKVLRVKDHKVDGKKIEFKRAKALESQFPIKKVFVGGLNPRMSEEKIRAYFGTFGQIEAIELPLCSDTQERRAFGFIKYMDENPVRKVLETRYHFIGSSRCEVKMAFPKEYPARQLSKSKTRAKDRARTAVPAAELENHWRGGGSQNFHIMDNSDTQEANQDAHRAGSYTSRANSDVTLSNARGFRDTPNAFQANPNVIVTNSSAFRASRTALRPISNTVGLSHYALGANPNAFLANQYTFGAIPNALRTSQYTLGTYPNALGVSQYALAAYPNAFGINQCTLGANPNVFWTNQYPLGTYPDAFGIGQYAWNMSPNVFGANQYTLGTNSDAFRPNCYSFVANPYDIRTNHYVLATNPNVSRTSQYILGANPNAFGSSHYSVGASQNVFGPNQHSFGVNGNFCGAAGSSGGTGGFNFSQVYGNFLNVCNTLPAFHGSNGDYFFLYSYGAYDVGSAPNYNVQINQSTLLGNGYQGIYSAF, encoded by the coding sequence ATGAATACTGCCAGCCTTGCTGTGAGAAAGTACAATGAAAGAGACCAGTTGCGGGAAGGGTTCAGAATTGATGCCACCAAGAACCAACAGGATGCCAGTAAGATGTTCATTGGGGGACTTTCCCAAGAACTGAACAAGCAAGTACTTCTGGAATACTTGTCTAAGTTCGGTGAGATAAtagattttattataaaaatagacCCAAATACCGGTCTGTCTAGGGGATTTGGATTCGTGCTTTTCAAAGACAGTTCCACAGTAGAGAAGGTGCTTCGAGTGAAAGACCACAAAGTTGATGgcaaaaaaatagaatttaaaagggCTAAAGCCCTTGAATCTCAATTCCCTATCAAAAAGGTTTTTGTGGGTGGGCTGAACCCGCGGATGTCTGAAGAAAAAATAAGAGCTTACTTTGGCACATTTGGGCAGATAGAGGCTATTGAGCTTCCACTGTGTTCAGATACACAGGAAAGAAGAGCTTTTGGCTTTATCAAATACATGGATGAAAACCCCGTTAGAAAGGTCTTAGAAACCAGGTACCATTTCATTGGCTCCAGCCGTTGTGAAGTTAAAATGGCATTTCCTAAAGAATATCCTGCAAGACAACTGAGTAAAAGTAAGACTAGAGCTAAGGATAGGGCAAGAACAGCTGTTCCAGCTGCAGAGTTAGAAAACCactggagaggaggaggcagccaAAACTTCCACATTATGGATAACTCAGATACTCAAGAAGCCAACCAAGATGCCCACAGAGCTGGCTCATATACTTCTAGAGCAAACTCAGATGTCACTTTGTCAAATGCCCGTGGTTTCAGGGATACCCCCAATGCTTTCCAGGCAAACCCCAATGTTATTGTGACAAATTCAAGTGCTTTCAGAGCAAGCCGAACTGCTTTGAGGCCAATCTCAAATACTGTAGGGTTAAGCCATTATGCTCTGGGGGCAAATCCAAATGCCTTCTTGGCAAACCAGTATACTTTTGGGGCAATTCCAAATGCCTTAAGAACAAGCCAGTATACGTTGGGAACATACCCAAATGCTTTAGGAGTGAGCCAGTATGCTTTGGCAGCATACCCAAATGCTTTCGGGATAAACCAATGTACTTTGGGGGCAAACCCAAATGTTTTCTGGACGAACCAGTATCCTTTGGGAACATATCCAGATGCTTTTGGGATAGGCCAATATGCTTGGAATATGAGCCCAAATGTTTTTGGGGCAAACCAGTATACTTTGGGTACAAACTCAGATGCCTTCAGGCCAAACTGTTATTCTTTTGTTGCAAACCCGTATGATATCCGGACAAACCACTATGTTTTGGCAACAAACCCAAATGTTTCCAGGACAAGCCAGTATATTCTGGGGGCAAACCCAAATGCCTTTGGGTCAAGTCATTATTCTGTGGGAGCATCCCAAAACGTTTTTGGACCAAATCAACATAGCTTCGGAGTAAATGGAAACTTTTGTGGGGCAGCTGGAAGTAGTGGAGGCACTGGAGGATTTAATTTCTCTCAAGTATACGGCAATTTCCTGAATGTTTGCAACACGCTGCCAGCTTTTCACGGCTCTAATGGAGACTACTTCTTCCTATATAGCTATGGAGCTTATGATGTGGGATCTGCACCTAATTACAATGTGCAAATAAACCAGTCCACTCTTCTTGGTAATGGTTACCAGGGAATTTATTCAGCATTTTGA